The DNA segment CAATTGACTTCTCAGTTTTTGGCTTTCGATCTGGGCCAAATTCTCTTCCATATTTTTTAAATAACAATAGTTTAAAGCTTTCTGAAGCGTTTTGAGAAAAATGTCCGGATAGATAGGTTTTAATATGTAGTCAAAGACGCCTAACTTCATGATCTCGATGATTTTCTCTGAACTATCAATAGCCGTCTGAACCAACACCACTGCGTTGGGATAATTTTCTCTGAGTTTGTTTAAAAAAGCGGCCCCGTCCATTACGGGCATCATCAAATCCAAAATAAAAAGCGAATATTCCCGAGTTTCTATTTTTTTCAAAGCCTCCGCTCCGTTAGGCGCAACTTCGTGTTTTACGCCGAGTTCGTCGCAAAGACTTTCCAAAAGAATGCTATTTTCCTGTTTATCCTCAATGATCAAAACGGGATCGTTCGGAATTCTATGAAGAGTATTATGTTTCTTTTTCAACTCTACTTCCAAGGGCTCTCTCCTTTTGAATTTCAATGAGTATTGATTTTAATTTATCCAGTGAAAAGGGGTTCTGAATCGTATAATCCGGAAAAAAAGGAAGCAGATTCTCTCGAAAAGGGAGAGGAATGTCTGCAGTTTCCAAAAGAACTAAACTACGATTTTTAGGAACCTCTTGGAGCCAGTTCCGCAAAGACTGGACCTCCTCTGTTTCTTCCCACAAAAGAAGTGAATCATATAGCAAAATGGTGTAAGAATCGAGTTTTTTTTGTCCATTTTTATAAAAATCTTTCATATTCTGAATTGAAATATATCTTTGAGACTGATTTTGAAAGTAACGGACGACCGCTGTGTCATAGATTCTGTCCTTGACCGCGATTAAAATAGGAGATGTGAGTAGTTCGACCGGATACGGGCGTTCCACCTCCATGATCTGCGCTGTTTCGAAAGAGGCTGTTCGGGATTCCGCAGCCGGATTTGGAAGCAGAATCGAAAATTTACTTCCTTTACCAGAGCTACTCTCTACCCGAATCGAGCCTTGATGCGCATCGACGATTTTTTTTACGATTGAAAGCCCTAATCCGCTTCCCTCAAAAGCCCCCCGGTTTTCTCCTTTGATCTGATAGAAAGTTTCAAAAATTTTCTGAGTTTCTTCCTCCGGAATTCCAATTCCCGAATCCTGAACCGAAAATTCAAAATCTCCTTCTGCGACCCTTTGCAAAAAAACGGTTACATCTCCCGGAGGTTTCGTAAATTTAATTGAATTCCCCAAAAGATTAAGAAGAACCTGTCTGATTCGTTTCGAATCCGCATGGATTTCAAAATCGCCGTCCTCCGGAATCGTTTGAAATCCGATTCGAATTCGTTTAGTAATCGCTTCTCCGGAAATCATTTGAATGGAAGTGGAAATTAATTCCTTCAGATCGAAGTCCGAACGATTGAGAACCAGTTTTCCCGCTTCGATCCTAGATAGATCCAGAATATCGTTGATGATATTCAATAGATGAACACCGGAATGAAAGATCAGATCCTTATACTGATTTTCCCGCTCCATTTCTTTGGGAAGATGCATGAGTTTTGAAAACCCTATTATGGAATTTAACGGAGTTCTGAGTTCGTGACTCATGTTTGCTAAAAATTCTGACTTTGCGCGACTCGCTTTTTCGGCTTTTTCTTTTTGTAAAATCAATTCTTCCGTTCTATGATTTACCAAGACCTCGAGTTTTTCTCTATGTATTTTCAATTCTTCTAATATATTTTTTCTTTCCAAAAAAACACTGATCAAATCGATAAAAGTTCGGATCGTAAAAATTTCCTCTTTTACCACTTGGGTGGTTTTAAAGTTTTCAAATCCGGCAAAACCAAACCATCGATTGCTTACAAAGAGAGGAATCAGTGTGATCGAACGGATTTTTCTTTTTTCAAAAAACGTTCTTTCGCTTTCTGAAAAATCCAATTCATTCCCTTGTAAATATCCTCCCGATAAAAATATTTTTTTCCATCGAATATGATCTTCGTTGTAAGAAATTTTTTTGATCATTTCCACCTTTGAAGAATCGCGAGACGGATCAAGAACTTCCAGATAAAGATCCGCCGAATTTTCATCAGGAGAATTTTGAAATAGATAGAGTCTTTCGGAATCTACAAACACCAAAAACTGTTCCATCGCATATTTTAGAATTTTGAGTTCCGTCGAAGTGGAGAGCAATATCTGAGTGGCAGCGGTAATTCCCATTTCCAGGCGAAGACGCCTGGTTGCAAATTCTCCTTTTTTAACTTTTTCGGTGATATCTCTTTGAATCGAAATATAATAGATCGGCTTTCCTTGAAGATCGCGAATCGCAGATATATGCAATTCCACGTTGTATGAGGTTCCGTCTTTTTTATAATTGACCGTTTCCCCGAAAAAATTCCCTCCTTGGGAAAGAGATTTCCTTAAATCCTGTATCAACGTACGCTGTGTGAGAGGACCTTGCAGGATTCGAGGCGTTTTGCCGATCAATTCGGGCAACTCGTATCCTGTCATTTTGCAAAACGCAGGATTGGCAAAAATAATCGTAGGTCCCGGATACTCCAAATTCGCATCGGTCACTAAAATAGAATCTGAAACCTGATTTACAAGAATCTCATACAGTTCTTTTGAATGTTCCAAATCTTTCAGATCTCGTCCCACGGACCGACAAATTCTCTAATTTTATAAAAAGATCAATCCTTTTCTTTTTAATATATCTTAAGGAAGATATTCAAAAAGTAAAAAGTTCTATATTATAAACTCGGAATAGTATACAACAAGGGAAAAACAGGGTTAAAAGAGATCGATTTTAATAAAAAAACTTAATTTAGCGCGAAAGAATCGATTTTTAAGTCTCTATTGATTTATCAAAACGAAAAGGAAAGTAAAACAAATAAATCATTCTATGTCACATAAGAAACGATCGACTATGCGAGCAAATTCGAAGGAAGTTTAAAGTTCATGGAATCCTCTCTGGAACCAGGAAACAATTCTACATTCGCATTCGGATAGAAGGTTTTTAATTTTGAAATGATCTCATCCACAAGAACCTGAGGGGTAGAAGCTCCTGCTGTCAGACCTAAAATTTGAATCTTATTATTTTGAATGTAGTCTTTGGAAAGATCGTCGGCTCCGGTTACTTTAAAGGAATGAGGTTTTGATTTTTGGGCGAGCTGCAAAAGTCTCAAAGAATTGGAACTATTATCAGCACCGATCACAAGCATCGCGTCTATGATATCCATCATCTGGGATACCGCTTCTTGTCTTTCGGTGGTCGCATAACAAATATCATCCTTTGCTGGATGTTCCACAAATGGAAACGTATTTGAAATCTGATCGACAACACTTCTTGTATCCGCCACAGAAAGGGTGGTCTGCATCAAATACGTCAACGGCTTGTCCGGATTGATCTTATTTTTGAGTGCGACTACGTCTTCTGGAGATTCTACCAAGAACATTTCTGCTTCGCCCATAGTTCCAATCGCCTCGTCGTGTCCCTCATGGCCGATATAAATGATTTGATGTGTATCCCGGATCTTTCTCGCCTTTCTGTGTACTCTTGTCACCAAAGGACAAGTCGCATCTCCGATCTTCATTCCTCGATTTTTTGCGGCCTCTACTACGGAAGGGGCAACCCCGTGAGCTGAAAATACAACCGTGGCTCCGTCCGGAGCTTCGTCGAGGTCGTTGATAAATAAAATTCCTCTTTTTTTCATGTCTTCCACAACTCTTCGATTGTGAACGATCTCTTTGCGAACGTAGATCTGTTCCGCTGCATTAGCCTGAACCTGTTCCACGTAAGAAATCGCATATTTCACGCCGGCGCAAAATCCTCTGGGATTGGCTAAATAGATTTTTTCTAACATGATCACTCCGTTCGAGTACCATTCTCCGAAACTGAGTTTGTTAAAGAATCAAAAAACTGTCACGAGAAACCGTTTTTCCACGACAGGAAAGGAAGAGGCGAAACACTTTTTGCTCCTTATATCGATCGCGTTTCAAGAGACATAGGGAACAAGCGCGGGAAGGCGTTTTTTATCTTAAAGTCTTATAAAAAAGACCGTTATCGGATTTCACGGAAGGGTCGATTGATTCTTTGAAAAGGTCAAGGAAGACCTTTGAAAAATCATTACCCCTAAGTTAGGGAATCGGATTCAAGGAGGAACCGAATGATTATCAACCATAATATCAGTGCCATTTTCGCGCACAGAACGTTGAAGTTCAATAGCGAAAACATGGGTAAGGACATTGAGAAATTGTCCTCCGGAATGAGAATCAACCGCGCTGGCGATGATGCTTCCGGTCTTGCAGTGTCCGAAAAAATGAGAACCCAAATTTTGGGTCTCAGAAGAGCGGAAATGAACACTGAAGATGGTATGTCTCTAATCCAGACTACTGAAGGATATCTCCAGGAAACTCATGAGATCGTTCAGAGAATCCGGGTTCTGGCTGTCCAAGCTGCAAACGGTATTTATACCGAAGAAGACAGACAACAGATCCAGGTGGAAGTTTCCCAGTTGGTCGATGAGATCGACCGGATCGCTTCTCAAGCCGAATTCAATAAAATGAAACTCCTTACAGGAGCTTTTGCAAGGTTGAATCCGACTGCGAGTATGTGGTTCCATATGGGTGCAAACATGCACCAGAGAGAAAGAGTTTACATTGAAACGATGAATACGGCGGCATTGGGTCTTAGAAACCCGACCGTTTTAACGTTTATTTCTCTTTCTACTGCAGGTAAGGCTAACTCGGTGATCGGACTGGCTGACGACGCGCTTCGTTCCATCTCTAAACAGAGAGCGGACTTGGGTGCGTATTACAACCGTCTGGAACACGCCGCTAAGGGTCTCATGAACGCTTATGAGAACATCCAGGCTGCGGAATCCAGAATCCGTGACACCGATATGGCCGAACAAATGACCAGCTTTACGCGTTATCAGATCCTGACTCAGGCTGCTACCGCAATGCTGGCCCAGGCCAATATGAAACCGCAAACGGTTCTCCAGTTACTGAAGTAACCGTTTCTTCCGGCTGAAAGACTTTAATTTCAGCCGGAAGAGTTAAGCAATCGCCGGAAAAGAACGATATCTAAAATGGATTTATAATTCCCGTTATAAATCGCCGTACGACTCTGAAGCCCGGGTATTCGATAAGAATCTCCGGGCTTTTTTTCATTCCAAATCGAAAACTCCGAAGTCAAAGAAACAAGATGATAGGAACGATTCGTAAATGGAGTGGGGGACTTTTCCTTTTGGGAATCGGATTCAATCTCTTCTGCGTTTCTTCGATGAATTTTTCCGGAATCTGTCCCGTTGGAATGCCGGGTTTCTCTAAGACCGTTTCCGAACAATCGCTTCCACCTTGTCATGAAGAATCTCCCAATTCGACTTCTTCCGAATCTTCGGCGCCTTGTTGTTCTTCGGAGATCTTAAAGGTCGATTCGGTCGTTGAATTTCGTTTCAAAGTTCAAAAACTTTTTCAATCGAATGAAATCCTGATTTTATTTTTCTTTCCTATGGAATGGACTTTTAATTCGATAGATTTACTTATAGGTCTCCATCGCGACCAAAATTTTTCTCTTTCCGATTTTAAAACCCCCCGGTCCTTTCTTCAAGTTTTCAGAATCTAATCCGACTCATTCTTCTTTTTTATAAAAAATTAGGAGGAACCTATGAGTTCTCTACAGATTTATCTTATCATTCTTCTATTCTATTTTTCCTTTCCGATCATTGGAGAAGGAAAAGACGTGCACTCAGTTTTGGAACTGATTGCAAAAGAACACCCCGAGGCAAAGTCCCTCGGACATTTGACACACTCGCATCAATCGCATACGGAAGCCTCTGGAATTCTTCCAGATCCTAGGATCGGTGTCGCCTACCGTAACTTTCCTACCCGAAACGGTTACGCTCTCAACGACAGACCTTTGGATACTCCGACGATGACGGGAGTCGAGGTTTCTCTTTCTCAAGAATTTCCGTTTCCGGGAAAGTTAGGATCCGAACAAAAAATTTCTAAATACATGGAGAAAGAAGCGGGCTTTAGTTATCTTTCCGGGATCAATCGGCTTTTGGGAGATCTTCTCTCCAAACTCAATCAATATCAAAGACTTCAGAACAAAAAAATCTTAAACGGAAAGATTGTGCAAATTCTTTCGGCGCAGAAGAATATTTCGGAAAGTTACTATTCTTCCGGAAATATTTCCCTCGCAGGAAGCCTCAAAGCCACGGTCGCCAAAACCGAATCCTTTGAAAAAGAGACCGAATACGATACGAATCTAAAAGACCTTTCATCCCAGTTGGGTTACTTTCAAATCGAAGAGAAACTTACCTTTTCCGATCTTTCTTCTCTGAATCTCGAAGAATACTTTCAGAAAAACGAATTTAGAATTCTGGGTTTGCAGGGCTCTTTAGAATCCTTTGCGACCGAAAATCCGGAATACAAATCTTTTCTTACGATTGAAAAAAGACTCAAAGAATCCGCGAAGCTGAGCAAACTTTCCCTCCTCCCGGAGACGGAAGTTTTTGTTTCGTATATGAACCGGAGAAACCAAAACTTCGCGATCGATCGTGGTCCTCTGGACTATCGTGTGATGGATACGACCGAATACAGAGGGGACCTCTTTAGTTTCGGAATCAATGTAAGAATTCCCGTTTGGTCCGCTCTCAAATGGCAAAGTATTACGGGTCAGTATGAAAGAGAAGCGGACGCCGGAAAAGAATCTGCGGAAAAAGTCAAGAGTCAGGTGATCTCGGAGTTACATCGTAACGTTGAACTCATTCGCGGTTACGAAAAACAAATCGAAATTCTTCAAAAAAAATTGATTCCGGAATTGGAAAGAGTGGTCCGCGCCAACGCATCCTTGTATGTCCCGGGAAAGGCGAGTCCGCAGGATATTCTCATAACTCAAGTGGAAGTCATCAACGCTCAGATTCGTAAAGAGGATTTGATCGAAAGAAAAAACGAATCCATTCTAAACGTACTTCGAATCCTGAGTCAAATTTACACCGACCCGCGCGAAGGTTCCCATCTCGGTCACGAAAACAAAGGAGCCCGTCTATGAAATTCCCGTTTCGTCTAACAATCTCTATTTTTCTGCTTTCGGTTTTTGTTTGGAATTGTACAAAGGAAAAGGAAATTTATTATTGCCCGATGCATCCGACCTATACTTCCGATCGTCCGGGTACCTGTCCGATCTGCAATATGGATCTCGTAAAAAAAGATCACGAAGAACACAATTCAAGTTTTGCCTCGGGATCGAATACGATGAATCCTTCGGATACGACGAAAAAGGTTTCCACTCCTCAAGAAACCGATTCCCAGAAATCAAAGAACGTTTTGGAGGATGTTTCTTCCAACCGGGAACTTTTTCTTTCCTTGGAAAAACAACAGTCGATAGGAATCAAAACGGATTCTGTGCTGAGGCGCAATCTTACAAAAAAAATTTCGGCCTATTCTTCGGTTGCTTATGATCCGGAATTGTATACGGCTATAATCGAATATCGGGAAATGCTCCGTTCTCGTGAATTTTTCCCCGATACCGGATCCTCACTCGGAGGTCAGAATCTTCAGATTCGTTTGAGACAGTTGGGGCTTTCCACGGATCAAATCCGACTTTGGACCTCAGGTAAAAGAGATCCTTCCGAACTCATCTTGGGGGGGAAGTCGGGACGATCTCATATCTATTCTCAAATCTATGAATCCGATTTTTCTTCGGTTCATGTCGGTTTAAAAATTTTATTCAAAACCAACGTCTATCCGGATACAACTTTTCACGGAACGATTCGAAGTATAGATACAATCCTGGATAAAAACACCCGAACCCTTCGTCTGCGAAGCGAGGTCGAGGATAAACAACAAAAACTCAAACCTCAGATGTTCGGGAATTTGGAAATTCAAATTCCTCTAAAACAAACTCTGAGCGTGCCGACTTCCTCGATTCTGGATACCGGTGCCTATAAGATCGTTTACGTACAAACCGGACCGGATCGTTTTTTGGCGACTTCCGTGAAAACCGGTTTAAACATCGGAGACTGGACTGAAATCAAGGAAGGGCTGAAAGAAGGGGAAAGAGTTGTCTCCGAGTCCACTTTCCTGATCGACTCTGAAGCAAGGATCCGTTTCGGCTCCGCCCTACATACTCACTGAGGTGGTCATGATTCAGAATATAATTCGTTTTTCAGTAAATCATAAATTTCTAATTCTTTTGATTACGATCGGACTACTTCTTGGATCCGTCGTTTCCTTAAAGAATATTCCCCTGGACGCGATTCCGGATCTTTCCGATACTCAGGTGATCGTCTATTCCCGTTGGGATCGAAGCCCGGACATCTTAGAAGACCAAGTAACTTATCCGATCATCACTTCTCTTTTGGGAGCTCCTAAAATCAAAGCGGTTCGCGGCTTTTCCGATTTCGGTTATTCCTATGTCTATGTGATCTTTCAGGATGGAACTGATATCTATTGGGCAAGATCCAGAGTTCTCGAGTATCTAACGAGAATTCAATCCAATCTTCCCGCTGGAGTGAAGGTAGAATTGGGTCCGGACGCGAGTTCGGTCGGTTGGGTCTATCAGTATGCTCTTTCGGATACTACCGGAAATTCTTCTCTTTCCGATCTAAGAACCTTTCAGGACTTTAAACTCAGATATTTGCTCAACGCGGTGCCTGGAGTTTCCGAAGTTGCTTCGATCGGAGGTTTTAAAAAACAGTACCAGATCACTCTACAACCAAACGATTTACGTTCCTATAATATAGATTTCGAAACCTTGGTTCGAAAAATCCGGGAAAGTAACCAAGAAACCGGGGGAAGGCTCGTCGAACTTTCCGGGGCTGAATTTATGGTTCGCGGAAGGGGTTATCTTTCTTCCTTGGAAGACATCGAAAATATATCATTAGGAAGCGATCTCAATGGAACACCGATCCTTGTAAAAAACGTAGCTACCGTTTCCTTGGGTCCTGATATCAGAAGAGGAATCGTGGATCTTAACGGAGAAGGTGATGTCGTCGCCGGAACTATCGTAATGCGACACGGTGAAAACGCGTTAAACGTCATCGAACGTCTCAAAACAAAAATAGAATCGATTCGAAAAAATCTGCCGAGTGGAACGGAATTAATAACCACCTACGATCGATCGGAGTTGATTCAAAACGCGATTTCCACGCTTCGATGGAAGCTGATCGAAGAGATGTTGATCGTATCTGCTGTGATTCTTTTGTTTCTCTGGCATTTTCCATCCGCGATCATTCCGATTCTTACGATTCCGATCAGCGTTTTGATCACTTTTATTCCGATGTATCTATTGGATATCAACGCCAATCTCATGTCCCTTTCCGGAATGGCGATTTCCATCGGAGTTCTTGTGGACGGGGCCATTGTAGAGGTCGAAAACGCGTATAAGAAATTAGAAGAATGGGAAACTTCGGGAAGGATCGGAGATTATCACCAAGTCCGATTGGAAGCGCTCTTGGAAGTCGGCCCGTCCGTTTTCTTTTCCTTACTCGTCATAGCGGTCGCATTTTTCCCCGTATTCGCGCTTGTCGATCAGGAAGGAAGGTTATTTAAACCTTTGGCATATTCAAAAAACATTGCAATGGCGGTCGCCGCGTTGCTCGCGATTACACTCGACCCCGCGTTTCGGATGCTTTTTACTAGGATGGATCCTTTTGTATTCAAAAACGCACTCCTATCCAAACTCGCAACAGGCCTTTTGGTAGGTAAATATTATCCCGAGGAAAAACATCCGGTCAGTAAAATTCTTTTCCGATTTTATGGACCTGCCTGTCGTTGGGTTTTACACAATCCCAAAAAGACAATTTTCGCCGGGTTCGTTTTAGTGATCCTTACCATTCCGGTGTATCTGAGCCTGGGATCAGAGTTTATGCCACCTCTGGATGAAGAATCCCTTTTGTATATGCCGACTACGTTACCCGGAATCGGAGTCGCCGAAGCCCAAAAACTAATGACTGCGATGGATCAAAAACTCAAATCCGTTCCCGAAGTCAAAAAGGTTTTTGGAAAATCGGGGCGATCCGAGACCGCGACAGATTCGGCTCCATTCTCCATGATGGAAACCGTAATTCTTCTACATCCAAAAGAAGAATGGAGAAAAGCGGATCGATTTTATTCCTCTTGGCCTCGAATATTGCAATGGCCCTTTTTTCCATTTACATCGGAAAGGATCACCAAAGAAGAATTGGTAAAAATTCTCAACGAGCAGATGCAATTTCCCGGAGCGACTAACGCATGGACGATGCCGATCAAAGCGAGGATCGACATGCTCAGCACCGGAATGCGTACTCCGATTGGAATCAAAGTTTTAGGGGCCTCTTTGGAGGAAATCGAAAAGATCGGAATTCAGGTCGAATCAATTCTCAAAACGGTTCCGGAAACACGAAGTGCATTTGCGGAAAGAACCACGGGAGGTTATTACCTCGATGTCGAATTTAAACGACCAAGTTTAGCAAGATATAATATATCTGTAGACTCCGCTCAACAGATCGTAGTATCCGCAATTGGAGGAGAATCGATCACTCAAACCATAGAAGGAAGGGAAAGATTTTCGGTAAATCTTCGTTATCCGAGAGAGTTAAGAGATTCCGTGGAAAAGATGAAATCCATACTCGTCCCAACTTCAATCTTTGGTCATATCCCGCTCAACGAGATCGCGGAGATTAGGGTCAAAACCGGTCCGTCCATGATCCGGGATGAAAACGGATTTCTCGCTGGTTACGTCTACGTAGATCCGTCCACGACGGATATTGGAGGATACGTGGATCGGGCTAAAATTATAGTTTCGCAAAAAGTCCCGCTTCCGAGCGGTTATTCCATAGAATGGAGCGGCCAGTATGAAAACATGCTCCGAGTTCGGGAAAGAATGAAGTATGTCCTTCCGCTTACGATTTTTATTATATTCTTACTTTTGTATGCGAATACGAAATCGTATGCAAAAACTTTGATCATCCTTCTCGCGGTTCCGTTTTCACTGATAGGGGCGATAGGATTGTTGTATGTCCTTGACTATCATATTTCGGTAGCGGTTTGGGTCGGAATGATCGCTCTTATGGGGTTGGATGCGGAAACGGGGGTTTTTATGCTTCTTTATCTGGATCTTTCTTTTGAAGACGCCCGGAAAAAAGGGAGGTTGCGCAATCCGGAGGAATGGATCGACGCGGTCTTGCACGGCGCCGTCCATAGAGTACGACCCAAGATTATGACAGTACTAGCGGCGATGATGGGGTTGATGCCGATCCTTTGGTCGCACAGCACGGGTTCGGATTTGATGAAACGAATCGCGGCGCCGATGGTTGGAGGTCTTGTAACGAGCTTTATCTTAGAACTGTTAGTCTATCCTCCGATCTATTTACTTTGGAAACAAGGAGAACTTTTCTCGCTTCTAAAATTTAGAAATCAGGCGCAATGAAAACAAAATACTATGGAGTTTTACTCTTCGGTAGAAAACGTCAGTCCTCTTATCAAGGAAGCGATATCTTCCGAGTCCGAACCGAAAAGTCCAAAAAGCGAAAATGAAAACAAAATTCAGAAGAAAAAAAGTTTAAAGAGGGAAAAATCATGATTCAAAAAACAATTCAGATCCTTGTCCTAATAGGATTTTTATCTGGGGCCGCGATAACCGCGCAGGAAGGCGATCGCAAGGAGCACAAAGATTCAAAGAATCAACGGGAACATGGAAAAGATTCCGATCATTCCAAACACAAAGATTCCGGGAAAGAGAAAAATTCCGGCAGGGAACACGATCATTCTAAGATGAAAGAATCAAAAGGGAAGAAGTAAGTAACGAGCTGCGAGAGCAGAATGGTTACTTACGGAGAATAAATAAAAAAGCCGCCCGAAGGGCGGCTTTGAAACAGCGTTGAAAGAGAAATCCGATCAGCCGAATCTGTCACTCAACAATTTTACGACCTGATCAGGTCTCATGTTCGCTTGAGCAAGCATAGCCGAACCGCTCTTGGTAAGAATTTGGTTTCTTGTATAATCCACGATCTGTTCGGCCATATCCGCGTCCCTTACACGGCTTTCCGCAGCAACCATATTGACATAACTCGACTGTAATCCCTGGGATGTAATTTCCAAACGATTGTAGTATGCACCAAGATCCGCCCTTTGCTGATTCACCTTTGTGATCGCGTTGTCCAAAATCCCAATCATCGCATTCGCGCTCGCGGGAGAAGAGAGGGCTTGTTTTTTTCCGTTGGAAATCAACTGCAAACCGGTCGCATTCATGGAGTCGATAAATACATCCAGTTTTTCGTTTTGATTTGGCCCCACTTGCAATTGAATCGGTTTATTGGATTGTTTGGAATGATCTCCGGAAAGAGGTTTGATTCGGTTGAATTCCGCAGATTTTCCGATCCGATCCACTTCTTCGATCAACTGATCCACTTCCAACTGCACCAACTTTCGATCGTCATTGGAATAAATTCCATTGGATGTCTGGATGGAAAGTTCTCGGAGTCTCTGCAGAATGTTATTTACCTGTTCGAGGGTTCCTTCCGTCACTTGGATAAAGGAAACGCCGTCCATCACGTTACGCTCCGCTTGCGCGAGACCGCGGATCTGTGTCCGCATCTTTTCCGACATGGAAAAACCAAGAGCATCGTCCCCGGCACGGTTGATCCGTTGACCGGTGGAGAGTTTCTCCATAGTTTTATCCAATTCTTTATTTACGCTTTTGAGTACATTATTTGTACGGAGCGCGCTTATGTTGTGATTGATGATCATTGTCACAACCTCCCTGTATCGTGTTACCCGGATCCGTCCGGGCCGAAATT comes from the Leptospira sp. WS92.C1 genome and includes:
- a CDS encoding flagellin, which codes for MIINHNISALRTNNVLKSVNKELDKTMEKLSTGQRINRAGDDALGFSMSEKMRTQIRGLAQAERNVMDGVSFIQVTEGTLEQVNNILQRLRELSIQTSNGIYSNDDRKLVQLEVDQLIEEVDRIGKSAEFNRIKPLSGDHSKQSNKPIQLQVGPNQNEKLDVFIDSMNATGLQLISNGKKQALSSPASANAMIGILDNAITKVNQQRADLGAYYNRLEITSQGLQSSYVNMVAAESRVRDADMAEQIVDYTRNQILTKSGSAMLAQANMRPDQVVKLLSDRFG
- a CDS encoding efflux RND transporter permease subunit; the encoded protein is MIQNIIRFSVNHKFLILLITIGLLLGSVVSLKNIPLDAIPDLSDTQVIVYSRWDRSPDILEDQVTYPIITSLLGAPKIKAVRGFSDFGYSYVYVIFQDGTDIYWARSRVLEYLTRIQSNLPAGVKVELGPDASSVGWVYQYALSDTTGNSSLSDLRTFQDFKLRYLLNAVPGVSEVASIGGFKKQYQITLQPNDLRSYNIDFETLVRKIRESNQETGGRLVELSGAEFMVRGRGYLSSLEDIENISLGSDLNGTPILVKNVATVSLGPDIRRGIVDLNGEGDVVAGTIVMRHGENALNVIERLKTKIESIRKNLPSGTELITTYDRSELIQNAISTLRWKLIEEMLIVSAVILLFLWHFPSAIIPILTIPISVLITFIPMYLLDINANLMSLSGMAISIGVLVDGAIVEVENAYKKLEEWETSGRIGDYHQVRLEALLEVGPSVFFSLLVIAVAFFPVFALVDQEGRLFKPLAYSKNIAMAVAALLAITLDPAFRMLFTRMDPFVFKNALLSKLATGLLVGKYYPEEKHPVSKILFRFYGPACRWVLHNPKKTIFAGFVLVILTIPVYLSLGSEFMPPLDEESLLYMPTTLPGIGVAEAQKLMTAMDQKLKSVPEVKKVFGKSGRSETATDSAPFSMMETVILLHPKEEWRKADRFYSSWPRILQWPFFPFTSERITKEELVKILNEQMQFPGATNAWTMPIKARIDMLSTGMRTPIGIKVLGASLEEIEKIGIQVESILKTVPETRSAFAERTTGGYYLDVEFKRPSLARYNISVDSAQQIVVSAIGGESITQTIEGRERFSVNLRYPRELRDSVEKMKSILVPTSIFGHIPLNEIAEIRVKTGPSMIRDENGFLAGYVYVDPSTTDIGGYVDRAKIIVSQKVPLPSGYSIEWSGQYENMLRVRERMKYVLPLTIFIIFLLLYANTKSYAKTLIILLAVPFSLIGAIGLLYVLDYHISVAVWVGMIALMGLDAETGVFMLLYLDLSFEDARKKGRLRNPEEWIDAVLHGAVHRVRPKIMTVLAAMMGLMPILWSHSTGSDLMKRIAAPMVGGLVTSFILELLVYPPIYLLWKQGELFSLLKFRNQAQ